CATCCGCATCGAGCAGTGCCTGTTTTTCGCCAAGGGGCAGGACACCCAGGTGGCCTACGCCGCCTTGTGGCCTTGGGCGTCGAATCCTGAGAAGATCACGATCAAGGTGGGGCTGTGCGAACTGGCGTAACGCATGGCGAGCGACCACGCCTTTGATATCGTCTCCAACGTCAATTGGCAAGAGCTGCGCAATGCCGTCTCCCAGGCGCAGAAAGAGATCGGCACGCGGTTTGATTTCCGCGGCAGCGCGGCGAGTGTTGTCTTCGATGAGGCCGAGAAGATGATGAAGACGACGGCGGATGATCAGGGGCAGCTGCGCAGCGTCGTGGAGGTGCTGGAGACCAAGATGGCCAAGCGCGGGGTGTCGGTGAGGGCGCTGGCCTGGAGCGCGCCCGAGCAGCTGCCAAGCGGCGGCATGA
The Candidatus Omnitrophota bacterium genome window above contains:
- a CDS encoding YajQ family cyclic di-GMP-binding protein, with product MASDHAFDIVSNVNWQELRNAVSQAQKEIGTRFDFRGSAASVVFDEAEKMMKTTADDQGQLRSVVEVLETKMAKRGVSVRALAWSAPEQLPSGGMKQSAALQQGLSSEKARDIVKAIKDLGLKVQPRIDGDAVRVSGKKLDDLQAVIHALRGKDFGIPIQCENYR